Proteins found in one Pseudomonadota bacterium genomic segment:
- a CDS encoding 50S ribosomal protein L20, translating to MPRVKRGNVARKRRKKILKLAKGFRGSHSTLFRTANQQVMKA from the coding sequence ATGCCAAGAGTAAAGCGCGGTAATGTTGCTCGCAAACGCCGCAAAAAAATCCTTAAACTAGCTAAAGGCTTTCGTGGTTCTCACTCTACTTTATTTAGAACCGCTAACCAACAGGTAATGAAAGC